In Kitasatospora sp. NA04385, a single genomic region encodes these proteins:
- a CDS encoding DUF6000 family protein, with product MSRSLPSFGDVGKSPARGLTVPPRASLRISWPQTNGEREDADMRFPRPSDPELLDVIERYVKPITNDTGRYLHLLHANFARDDERERTPFLQSLRSAAQAITDEELEILLESEWRSRLTAAWLIGVDRRQHFRDVLGDLLLASQLCFSGQGYCFALARFCTEEDALHLVAYLERYLQQPDCQYDQHWAISALLHIDSQAGTDRASRLLAPGGMWHQWNDAQFKPSPPSRFIDELCALADSPR from the coding sequence ATGAGCAGATCATTGCCCAGCTTCGGCGATGTGGGGAAGAGTCCTGCCCGTGGGCTGACGGTCCCACCCCGAGCCAGCCTCAGAATCAGTTGGCCGCAGACCAATGGCGAACGGGAAGATGCCGACATGCGCTTTCCTCGCCCCTCGGACCCCGAACTGCTCGATGTCATCGAGCGCTACGTCAAGCCCATAACCAACGACACCGGGCGCTACCTCCACCTCCTTCACGCCAACTTCGCCCGTGACGACGAGCGTGAGCGCACACCCTTCCTCCAGTCACTGCGCTCAGCTGCTCAGGCGATCACCGATGAGGAACTCGAAATCCTCCTGGAGAGCGAATGGCGCTCCCGCCTCACCGCTGCCTGGTTGATCGGTGTGGACCGCCGGCAGCACTTCCGAGACGTGCTGGGTGACCTGCTTCTCGCCAGCCAGCTGTGCTTCTCCGGTCAGGGCTACTGCTTCGCTCTCGCACGCTTCTGCACGGAGGAAGATGCCCTGCACCTGGTGGCCTACCTGGAACGCTATCTCCAACAGCCCGACTGCCAGTACGACCAGCACTGGGCCATCAGCGCGCTCCTCCACATCGACAGTCAGGCGGGAACCGACCGCGCCAGCCGTCTCCTCGCCCCCGGAGGCATGTGGCACCAGTGGAACGACGCCCAGTTCAAGCCCTCGCCGCCGAGCCGATTCATCGATGAGCTGTGCGCACTCGCGGACTCGCCCAGGTAG
- a CDS encoding DUF6221 family protein, protein MDDLLKFLHTRYEADNHAYAEVAYRFGADALLDSHLPMLDLVDMLARDYEAMDSSDARFAGLGHALRVLVQSYAEHPGYRAEWRP, encoded by the coding sequence ATGGATGACCTCCTGAAGTTCCTCCACACCCGCTACGAGGCGGACAATCATGCCTATGCCGAGGTGGCTTACCGCTTCGGGGCTGACGCCCTGCTTGACAGCCACCTGCCGATGCTCGACCTCGTCGACATGCTGGCCCGGGACTACGAGGCAATGGATTCGTCCGACGCGCGCTTCGCCGGCCTCGGCCATGCCTTGCGCGTGCTCGTACAGTCGTACGCCGAACACCCCGGCTACCGGGCGGAGTGGCGACCCTAG
- a CDS encoding S1 RNA-binding domain-containing protein, which translates to MDEASDDQAIGSFLSTIHVGDLCSGVATEITRSHGVAVTLDGFTAKPLGSVWPLDLPWGRPRAEAVQVGQRITAEVLAVDLEGGHVRLSLAATENPELWTFLNRLDRGEILSGTIAAIESFGVFVALDDGPDHPVFPGVGFITIPELSWSRFEAASDIVQVGEHVSCEFLQFDTWNGEARLSLRAMKPDPFQVFADGHAVGQTLRGVVTKLIPFGAFVQVADGIEGLVHLDELAWTPVKTPEDVIQVGDAVSVVVIDLDRERRRLALSRRQVPVSAQ; encoded by the coding sequence ATGGATGAAGCGTCGGACGATCAAGCTATAGGGAGCTTTCTGTCAACGATCCACGTAGGTGACCTATGCAGCGGGGTGGCAACCGAGATCACCCGCTCCCATGGGGTGGCGGTGACGCTGGACGGATTCACCGCCAAGCCGCTGGGGTCCGTCTGGCCGCTCGACCTGCCTTGGGGACGGCCTCGGGCCGAAGCCGTTCAGGTCGGTCAGCGGATCACTGCCGAAGTGCTCGCCGTCGACCTGGAAGGAGGCCACGTCCGGCTGTCACTGGCCGCCACCGAGAACCCGGAACTCTGGACGTTTCTGAACCGACTCGACCGTGGCGAGATCCTCTCCGGCACGATCGCGGCCATCGAGTCGTTCGGCGTGTTCGTGGCACTGGACGACGGCCCTGACCACCCGGTCTTCCCCGGCGTCGGATTCATCACGATCCCCGAACTCTCCTGGAGCCGTTTCGAAGCAGCATCGGACATCGTGCAGGTCGGGGAGCACGTCTCTTGCGAGTTCCTTCAGTTCGACACCTGGAACGGAGAGGCCCGGCTGTCCTTGCGAGCGATGAAGCCGGATCCCTTCCAGGTCTTCGCTGACGGCCATGCGGTGGGTCAGACATTGCGCGGAGTCGTCACCAAGCTGATTCCATTCGGCGCTTTCGTCCAGGTGGCCGACGGGATCGAGGGACTGGTCCACCTCGACGAGCTCGCATGGACGCCCGTGAAGACACCAGAGGACGTGATCCAGGTCGGCGACGCAGTCTCGGTCGTCGTCATCGACCTTGACCGAGAACGGCGAAGGCTGGCTCTCTCACGACGGCAGGTTCCTGTTTCGGCCCAGTGA
- a CDS encoding TniQ family protein: protein MTGDVNTVPLRAAPIDGESVDSWIEELARRHRLSPSQLLPALGLPERARSIHRLIKATPEESWRRMECVAGMPEGGLRSVQLAGQAMRMTLVGGGTRFCPVCLGENGGRWLLAWRSNWAVACTRHRLLLLDSCPSCARTLRVYLPGGTEELPPGTCAYQPQHRSTRCGTDLAALSGIPAPQVALEAQDWIDGLQRDADRNGDLDSAITLDELPAVAYWLMGHEGTDWQARAAELAPGRARTTLLVLNGRLPKADAPLVAVVLDMARTVLGADHEAGVAAVRELSSGRRTRTGVVPAGMNFHRWKTMKGPFPNRFLQSIDTDMTPMDRLRFKSPTPQAGKPGNRTAETRGRHIPHLIWPDWAGLLLPLRSGFRSELFRATAATCLLIPGSSERAYRDLTTHFNRRVTSAHLSVLLQSFGDLPESGLTDVLAAFCRIADYLDTCGSPIDYQRRRERIPAHSLITWPQWRDLACEAGFHPGKSPRDDQTARGRHLHAQRHLLQLLTGADLGVDGHRFGFTGSSDHSRYVTFTHQLTLPLRSALAGHAQRILDDLEIDEPVTWSPPLDLAHGLTLPGALPSTLDTTTIRRIVIEDQRPVSEAAEVLGVHVEHVALALQHLDRPERDWSPRALPQSWKRRQAMPRIATRDFFEHEYVGANRTLHDLAAETGFSRSLLAQAARSHKIPLNKGKAPAINDPAWLRDQYHGQRKSTSTIAEELGTTQMTVNNALHRLGVTPRPPGIHSSEQMINRLDGRLAKDIRAAVEGSLGGWERLHRFQIAMVFPTLKAAAEHLGIPPRTLVVQFQRLERDIGAEIFVRSTGGTPQQPTKRGRRLLDHLEKPHIRSQMAKSIADHELDRLAEHQAAAAQQQFPRPRRSVSPFTEIPVTRLRITAAMLALLKDLMTHSDGECYGALVIDRLKRDPGNIYEQLHRLQAAGWITNRVEDDASWNSRATPGRGPGRRRTYYRLTSAGRDAILHEIARWPTRRRTRERAQSRTDG, encoded by the coding sequence GTGACCGGCGACGTGAACACGGTTCCGCTCAGGGCCGCCCCGATCGACGGCGAGAGCGTGGACTCCTGGATCGAGGAACTGGCCCGCAGACACCGGCTTTCCCCAAGCCAGTTGTTGCCCGCACTCGGTCTTCCCGAGCGCGCACGTTCGATCCACCGCCTGATCAAGGCCACTCCCGAGGAGTCCTGGCGGCGGATGGAATGTGTGGCCGGCATGCCCGAGGGAGGACTTCGCTCCGTCCAACTTGCAGGTCAGGCAATGAGGATGACGCTCGTCGGCGGCGGCACGAGGTTCTGTCCGGTCTGTCTGGGCGAGAACGGCGGCCGATGGCTGCTCGCTTGGCGGTCCAACTGGGCGGTCGCCTGCACCCGTCACCGCCTTCTGCTACTCGATAGCTGCCCGTCCTGCGCGAGGACACTGAGGGTCTACCTGCCCGGCGGAACCGAGGAACTTCCACCAGGGACGTGCGCCTACCAGCCTCAACATCGGAGCACGCGCTGCGGCACCGACCTGGCCGCGCTTTCGGGAATCCCGGCTCCCCAGGTCGCCCTGGAAGCCCAGGACTGGATCGACGGCCTCCAGCGGGACGCTGACCGGAACGGCGACCTGGACTCCGCGATCACGCTGGATGAACTCCCTGCCGTCGCCTACTGGCTGATGGGCCACGAGGGAACCGACTGGCAGGCCCGTGCCGCCGAACTCGCACCGGGCCGCGCTCGGACCACCCTGCTCGTGCTGAACGGGCGGCTGCCGAAGGCGGACGCTCCCCTGGTCGCGGTCGTGCTCGACATGGCCCGGACTGTTCTCGGTGCCGATCACGAAGCCGGAGTCGCCGCCGTGCGCGAACTCTCCAGCGGACGTCGTACACGGACCGGAGTCGTGCCTGCAGGGATGAACTTCCACCGGTGGAAGACGATGAAGGGACCGTTCCCGAACCGCTTCCTGCAATCGATCGATACCGACATGACCCCCATGGACCGGTTGAGATTCAAATCGCCCACCCCGCAGGCGGGAAAGCCCGGCAACCGCACGGCCGAGACAAGGGGGCGGCACATCCCGCACCTGATCTGGCCGGACTGGGCCGGCCTCCTACTGCCACTCCGATCGGGCTTCCGGTCCGAGCTTTTCCGTGCGACCGCAGCCACATGCCTGCTGATACCCGGGTCGTCCGAACGTGCCTACAGAGACCTGACCACTCACTTCAACCGCCGCGTCACCTCCGCCCACCTCAGCGTCCTCCTCCAGAGCTTCGGCGATCTGCCCGAGTCCGGCCTCACCGATGTTCTGGCCGCGTTCTGCCGCATAGCCGACTACCTGGACACCTGCGGCTCTCCGATCGACTACCAGCGACGCCGCGAGCGGATTCCCGCACACTCGCTGATCACCTGGCCGCAATGGCGGGACCTGGCCTGCGAAGCCGGCTTCCACCCGGGAAAGAGCCCCCGCGACGACCAGACTGCCCGCGGCCGCCACCTGCACGCCCAACGCCATCTCCTGCAGCTGCTGACAGGCGCGGACCTCGGCGTGGACGGGCACCGATTCGGCTTCACCGGCAGCTCCGACCACAGCCGCTACGTAACGTTCACCCACCAACTCACTCTGCCCCTGCGGTCGGCTCTCGCCGGGCACGCCCAGCGGATCCTGGACGACCTGGAGATCGACGAACCGGTGACCTGGTCACCGCCCCTGGATCTCGCCCACGGATTGACGCTGCCCGGAGCACTCCCGTCCACGCTGGACACCACGACGATCCGCCGGATCGTGATCGAAGACCAGCGGCCCGTCAGCGAGGCGGCCGAAGTCCTGGGCGTCCACGTCGAACACGTCGCACTCGCGCTCCAACACCTCGACCGGCCCGAGCGGGATTGGAGCCCCCGCGCCCTGCCCCAGTCCTGGAAGCGCCGACAGGCCATGCCCCGGATCGCCACACGGGACTTCTTCGAACACGAATACGTGGGCGCGAACCGCACCCTCCATGACCTCGCCGCCGAGACCGGGTTCAGCCGATCCCTCCTCGCCCAAGCCGCCCGCTCGCACAAGATTCCCCTCAACAAGGGCAAAGCGCCGGCCATCAACGACCCCGCCTGGCTTCGCGACCAGTATCACGGGCAGCGGAAGTCGACGAGCACCATCGCGGAGGAACTCGGAACCACCCAGATGACTGTCAACAACGCACTGCACCGGCTGGGGGTTACGCCCCGCCCGCCAGGTATCCACAGCTCGGAGCAGATGATCAATCGCTTGGACGGTCGGCTTGCAAAGGACATCCGAGCCGCCGTTGAAGGAAGCCTCGGCGGCTGGGAGAGACTGCACCGCTTTCAGATCGCCATGGTCTTCCCGACCCTCAAAGCAGCGGCCGAGCATCTTGGCATCCCGCCCCGAACACTCGTCGTCCAGTTTCAACGCCTCGAACGCGACATCGGCGCCGAGATCTTCGTCCGCTCGACAGGGGGCACACCGCAGCAACCGACGAAGCGAGGAAGGCGGCTCCTCGACCATCTGGAGAAGCCACACATCCGAAGTCAAATGGCCAAGTCCATCGCCGACCACGAGCTCGACAGACTCGCGGAACACCAGGCAGCTGCGGCCCAACAGCAATTCCCCCGGCCGCGTCGCTCCGTCAGCCCGTTCACGGAGATCCCCGTCACCAGGCTCCGAATCACCGCCGCGATGCTCGCTCTGCTCAAGGACCTCATGACCCACAGCGATGGGGAATGCTACGGCGCGCTCGTCATCGACCGGCTCAAGCGCGACCCCGGAAACATCTACGAACAACTCCACCGCCTACAGGCGGCAGGTTGGATCACCAACCGAGTCGAAGACGACGCGTCCTGGAATTCCAGAGCCACCCCAGGACGCGGCCCCGGACGCCGCCGTACCTACTACCGACTCACCTCAGCCGGACGAGACGCGATCCTTCACGAGATCGCCCGTTGGCCGACCCGTCGGCGCACGCGCGAACGTGCCCAGTCGCGAACGGATGGATGA
- a CDS encoding TniB family NTP-binding protein, which translates to MTTAYSLSRKQGWRRFTDTPARTRPERMSPTALTRLAPLERAHYNDSRHDWHANFGTIATPQLKQVREELELIVASNRQDSDRVRGAAVIDGFPGLGKTTMANLFARDYDRTARQLGGETTEAGDERIPVFRVGLTSNTTLRTLNKMICEFYGHPGAANGTAAQLATFALDCVLKCETRIGIIDDVHFINQNSKDGLAVSNHLKWLANELPVTFIYAGVGLTERRFFDEGLSGESTALAQTAARWTRLEVASFDRDDSWTGLIKAIEKQLILAKARPGKLVALDDYLFERTGGHIGSLITLVTRGCFKAIANGTESLSRELLETIRIDEAAERSRKRRAAETKKRVRKKEGAGR; encoded by the coding sequence GTGACCACCGCCTACAGCCTCTCGCGCAAGCAGGGCTGGCGCCGCTTCACCGACACACCGGCCCGGACACGGCCGGAGCGGATGTCGCCAACCGCGCTGACCCGCCTCGCACCGCTCGAACGCGCCCACTACAACGATTCCCGGCACGACTGGCACGCGAACTTCGGCACGATCGCAACGCCGCAGCTCAAGCAGGTCCGCGAGGAACTGGAACTCATCGTCGCCTCGAACCGGCAGGACAGCGACCGGGTCCGCGGAGCGGCGGTCATCGACGGATTCCCCGGCCTGGGGAAGACGACAATGGCGAACCTGTTCGCACGCGACTACGACCGGACCGCCCGCCAGTTGGGCGGCGAGACCACCGAAGCGGGCGACGAACGGATACCGGTCTTCCGGGTCGGCCTGACCTCGAACACCACCCTGCGGACCCTGAACAAGATGATCTGCGAGTTCTACGGGCATCCCGGCGCGGCCAACGGCACCGCCGCCCAGCTCGCGACCTTCGCACTGGACTGCGTCCTCAAATGCGAGACCCGCATCGGGATCATCGACGACGTCCACTTCATCAACCAGAACAGCAAGGACGGCTTGGCGGTCAGCAACCACCTGAAGTGGCTGGCCAACGAACTGCCCGTCACGTTCATCTACGCGGGCGTCGGGCTGACCGAACGCCGGTTCTTCGACGAGGGCCTGTCGGGTGAGTCCACCGCACTCGCCCAGACCGCAGCCCGCTGGACCCGCCTGGAGGTCGCGTCGTTCGACCGGGACGACAGCTGGACCGGACTCATCAAAGCGATCGAGAAGCAGCTGATCCTGGCCAAGGCACGGCCGGGCAAGCTGGTCGCCCTGGACGACTACCTGTTCGAGCGGACCGGCGGACACATTGGCTCGTTGATCACCCTGGTCACCCGAGGGTGCTTCAAAGCCATCGCGAACGGGACCGAGTCGCTGAGCCGAGAACTGCTGGAGACAATCCGGATCGACGAAGCCGCGGAGCGTTCCCGGAAACGCCGCGCCGCTGAGACCAAGAAGCGGGTACGGAAGAAGGAAGGGGCCGGCAGGTGA
- a CDS encoding Mu transposase C-terminal domain-containing protein: protein MFAMEPVTCRWVRAQLTVAQDLFDRQILGLRVTPVSTKAVDVAGVLFESITGRSGGRSVLGSPHGVPQRLVFTEHGAEESWCLPEALVVDHGKAFLSSHVIGVCARLGISIQPAQPKKPTDKPTVERFFRTLREGLIQHLPAYKGPDLHSRGIGLEEQAFLFLHELEDVIRDWIVTVHHTGKHDGLTIPEWPGLALSPNEMFTLGVGKAGRLRLPARPELALEFHRVAWRTIQHYGVEVNGLLYNGPALDGHRNQASPYGGIQAGKWPIRVNDEDVRSVYFQEPADGSWHCLEWEHTPMLGTAFSAEAAQYARALAARNDRFTDPVAALKQVLQRWDNGQVLDRRERRMAARLSAERSGTPLPPAAQDDDFPTRLPAQSSSPQLEGDGDSEDELFDDIDGYYDDALEVLE, encoded by the coding sequence GTGTTTGCGATGGAGCCAGTCACCTGCCGCTGGGTACGTGCTCAGCTGACAGTCGCCCAGGATCTCTTCGACCGGCAGATCCTGGGGCTGAGGGTGACACCGGTATCCACCAAGGCCGTCGACGTCGCCGGCGTGCTGTTCGAGTCGATCACCGGTCGCAGTGGTGGACGGTCCGTGCTGGGGTCGCCGCACGGAGTCCCGCAGCGGCTGGTGTTCACCGAGCACGGGGCCGAGGAATCGTGGTGCCTGCCGGAGGCACTCGTCGTCGACCATGGGAAGGCGTTCCTGTCGTCGCATGTCATCGGAGTCTGCGCGCGGCTGGGCATCTCCATCCAGCCCGCCCAGCCGAAGAAGCCGACCGACAAGCCCACTGTCGAGCGGTTCTTCAGGACTCTGCGGGAGGGGTTGATCCAGCACCTTCCCGCCTACAAGGGGCCCGACCTGCACAGCCGGGGGATCGGGCTGGAAGAGCAGGCGTTCCTGTTCTTGCACGAGTTGGAGGACGTGATTCGCGATTGGATCGTCACCGTCCACCACACCGGCAAGCACGACGGTCTCACCATCCCGGAGTGGCCGGGTCTGGCCTTGTCGCCGAACGAGATGTTCACTCTCGGTGTCGGCAAGGCGGGGCGTCTGCGGTTGCCCGCTCGGCCCGAGCTCGCGCTGGAGTTCCACCGGGTGGCCTGGCGGACGATCCAGCACTACGGCGTCGAGGTGAACGGGCTGCTTTACAACGGGCCCGCCCTTGACGGGCACCGCAACCAGGCCAGCCCCTACGGCGGGATCCAGGCCGGCAAGTGGCCGATCCGCGTGAACGACGAGGACGTGCGCTCGGTCTACTTCCAGGAACCGGCCGACGGGTCCTGGCACTGCCTGGAGTGGGAGCACACACCCATGTTGGGCACCGCGTTCTCGGCAGAGGCCGCCCAGTACGCCCGTGCGCTTGCAGCTCGGAACGATCGCTTCACCGACCCAGTGGCCGCGCTCAAGCAGGTCCTCCAGCGCTGGGACAACGGGCAGGTCCTGGACCGGCGCGAACGCCGGATGGCAGCCCGCCTGTCCGCTGAGCGCTCCGGTACCCCGCTGCCGCCCGCCGCCCAGGATGACGACTTCCCGACCCGGCTGCCCGCACAGAGCTCCAGTCCTCAGCTGGAGGGCGACGGCGACAGCGAGGACGAGCTGTTCGACGACATCGACGGCTACTACGACGACGCGCTGGAGGTGCTGGAGTGA
- a CDS encoding helix-turn-helix domain-containing protein — protein MNGHVVTIVAGATLLLDGDPVQVVEFDGRSVMVRALGDGGYRTLTLAELVARARGVGSGPVDADDPGLVLAGLSADEREKVTARAGHVREVLTGFAAGHAESARPGEPRPQFAPEAALKDKYAAKAAELKVSVRTVENWVSAYRASGEAALVDERKRTGRRSSVDPRWDAAVLAELAAGVDASTPTRSAVLLRVAERLEREHGEGAVQVPPKTTAYRRLAELAKGRNAVSGSAKGRRSIASRPQGTYGRLRATRPGE, from the coding sequence GTGAACGGGCATGTTGTCACGATTGTGGCTGGGGCGACGCTGCTGCTCGATGGAGACCCGGTTCAGGTTGTCGAGTTCGACGGCCGGTCGGTGATGGTGCGTGCGCTCGGCGACGGCGGCTACCGCACTCTGACACTGGCGGAGCTCGTGGCTCGGGCCCGCGGAGTGGGGTCCGGGCCCGTGGACGCCGACGACCCCGGGTTGGTGCTGGCCGGCCTGTCGGCGGACGAGCGGGAGAAGGTGACTGCTCGCGCCGGGCACGTTCGCGAGGTCCTGACAGGCTTTGCCGCCGGTCACGCGGAGTCGGCAAGGCCGGGTGAACCGCGTCCGCAATTCGCCCCGGAGGCGGCGCTGAAAGACAAGTACGCGGCGAAGGCTGCCGAGCTGAAGGTCTCGGTCAGGACGGTGGAGAACTGGGTGTCCGCGTACCGGGCCTCCGGCGAGGCCGCGCTGGTGGACGAGCGGAAGCGGACCGGGCGCCGCAGCTCGGTCGATCCGCGCTGGGACGCGGCAGTGCTGGCGGAGTTGGCCGCCGGGGTGGACGCGTCGACACCCACCCGGAGCGCGGTCCTGCTGCGGGTCGCGGAGCGTCTGGAACGCGAACACGGCGAAGGCGCCGTCCAGGTTCCGCCGAAGACGACGGCCTACCGGCGGCTGGCGGAGCTGGCCAAGGGCCGCAATGCCGTGTCCGGTTCGGCGAAGGGCCGACGGTCGATCGCTTCCCGCCCGCAGGGAACCTACGGACGGCTGCGGGCGACCCGTCCGGGCGAGTAG
- a CDS encoding TnsA-like heteromeric transposase endonuclease subunit — protein MTGWSDVLITEGISVPSASDVAVRYRGESGAFVDTSLDRVSVDDVLAGLPVREMRWFAGRQCYSGWYWSATTGGHVVYESRLELARILLADHDPQVVSIAAQPFWLEWSDGSRTRRHVPDLLLGRADGSVAVVDVKAAYRLDDPKVARQFAWTERLAHARGWDFEVWSSADPVLLENVRFLAGYRRDAMIDPELTEAVIGAVDEPVPVAHLERSLPGMGEAAVIRPVILHLLWRGWLLADLSRPLGGATQVRLGVVA, from the coding sequence ATGACTGGCTGGTCTGATGTTCTAATCACCGAGGGCATATCCGTGCCGTCGGCCTCTGATGTGGCGGTGCGCTACCGCGGTGAGAGCGGTGCCTTCGTGGACACCTCCTTGGATCGGGTGTCGGTCGACGACGTTCTGGCGGGCCTGCCGGTGCGGGAGATGCGCTGGTTCGCGGGTCGGCAGTGCTACTCGGGGTGGTACTGGTCGGCGACGACGGGTGGGCACGTGGTCTACGAGAGCCGGTTGGAGTTGGCTCGTATCCTGCTGGCCGACCATGATCCGCAGGTCGTCTCGATCGCTGCTCAGCCGTTCTGGCTTGAGTGGTCCGATGGCAGCCGTACACGTCGGCATGTTCCTGATCTGTTGCTCGGCCGTGCGGACGGCTCGGTGGCCGTGGTGGACGTGAAGGCCGCGTACCGCCTCGACGATCCGAAGGTGGCCAGACAGTTCGCGTGGACTGAGCGCCTGGCCCACGCTAGGGGCTGGGACTTCGAGGTGTGGTCCTCAGCCGACCCGGTGCTGCTGGAGAACGTGCGCTTCCTGGCCGGCTACCGCCGCGACGCGATGATCGACCCAGAGCTGACCGAGGCGGTTATCGGTGCCGTGGACGAGCCGGTTCCGGTCGCGCACCTTGAGCGGTCGCTGCCCGGGATGGGGGAGGCGGCCGTCATCCGGCCGGTGATCCTGCATCTGCTCTGGCGCGGCTGGCTGCTGGCGGATCTGTCGCGCCCACTGGGCGGCGCCACCCAGGTCCGGCTGGGGGTGGTGGCGTGA
- a CDS encoding C40 family peptidase produces MPRRLLPTLLLATAAVLALLPAANAPAAAPEAAPAGAPEAVRAARPADDPPQPDFPSAEDVDRARADADAKAADTAAVEARLAAAQRELEQAGQSAEQAVEAYNGALVRLGRAEEASRGAAARSTAAEADRTEAADRAAELLAEIYRQGATPQLSAVNALLDPRGTASLSGRAAAVGTAGARTRQILDDATSTAKAAARAADEARAAEDTARAAAGAVRTAKEQAQRRVTEQQAKVTETAARRETLLAELATARNTTVELERQRQEALDAIAAREAEEAARRAQAEAEQRAAAAAAAEAARHHAVPQQRESAWSAGGSAAALAFARSVVGLPYIWGGEGPGGYDCSGLTMMAWRRGGKALTHFAADQYAESTPVSYAQLRPGDLVFWTKTGRAADIYHVAIYLGDDQMIEAPRPGTAIKQASLWIMGRPDFYARP; encoded by the coding sequence ATGCCGCGCAGGCTCCTCCCCACCCTCCTCCTCGCCACCGCCGCCGTGCTCGCCCTGCTCCCGGCCGCGAACGCCCCCGCCGCCGCCCCCGAGGCCGCCCCCGCGGGCGCCCCCGAGGCCGTCCGCGCCGCCCGGCCCGCCGACGACCCGCCGCAGCCCGACTTCCCCTCCGCCGAGGACGTCGACCGGGCCCGCGCCGACGCGGACGCCAAGGCCGCCGACACCGCCGCCGTCGAAGCACGACTGGCCGCCGCCCAGCGGGAGTTGGAGCAGGCCGGGCAGAGCGCCGAACAGGCCGTCGAGGCGTACAACGGCGCGCTGGTCCGGCTCGGCCGGGCCGAGGAGGCCTCCAGGGGCGCCGCCGCGCGCTCGACCGCCGCCGAAGCCGACCGGACCGAGGCCGCCGACCGGGCCGCCGAACTGCTCGCCGAGATCTACCGGCAGGGCGCCACCCCGCAGCTCTCGGCCGTCAACGCCCTGCTGGACCCGCGCGGCACCGCCTCGCTGTCCGGCCGGGCCGCCGCCGTCGGCACCGCCGGAGCCCGGACCAGGCAGATCCTCGACGACGCCACCTCCACCGCGAAGGCCGCCGCCCGCGCCGCCGACGAGGCCCGCGCCGCCGAGGACACCGCCCGCGCCGCCGCCGGGGCGGTCCGCACCGCCAAGGAGCAGGCCCAGCGGCGCGTCACCGAGCAGCAGGCCAAGGTCACCGAGACCGCCGCCCGCCGGGAGACCCTGCTCGCCGAACTCGCCACCGCCCGCAACACCACCGTCGAACTCGAACGGCAGCGGCAGGAGGCGCTCGACGCGATCGCCGCCCGCGAGGCCGAGGAGGCCGCCCGCCGGGCCCAGGCCGAGGCCGAGCAGCGGGCCGCCGCCGCGGCCGCCGCCGAGGCGGCCCGGCACCACGCCGTCCCGCAGCAGCGCGAGAGCGCCTGGTCGGCGGGCGGCTCCGCGGCCGCCCTCGCCTTCGCCCGCTCCGTCGTCGGCCTGCCCTACATCTGGGGCGGCGAGGGCCCGGGGGGCTACGACTGCTCCGGCCTGACCATGATGGCCTGGCGCCGCGGCGGCAAGGCGCTCACCCACTTCGCCGCCGACCAGTACGCCGAGTCCACCCCGGTCAGCTACGCCCAACTCCGCCCCGGAGACCTGGTGTTCTGGACCAAGACCGGCCGCGCCGCCGACATCTACCACGTCGCCATCTACCTCGGCGACGACCAGATGATCGAGGCCCCCCGCCCCGGCACGGCCATCAAGCAGGCCAGCCTTTGGATCATGGGACGGCCGGACTTCTACGCCCGCCCCTGA